The Thermoclostridium stercorarium subsp. stercorarium DSM 8532 genome contains a region encoding:
- a CDS encoding carbohydrate ABC transporter permease: MIDGKSKSKINEWLWGWFLVAPAVIGLIILNIIPAIQTFYLSFFKSGDFGRGNIFIGLENYKKLINDSQVWYAVRNTLLYTLFVVPVSVFLAAVIAVLLNKNIKGRGIYRSIYYMPVIATPAAVTMVWRWLYNYHYGLINYVLKQLGLNPVNWIDDPKVALISIAIISIWSTTGYNMVLILAGLQDIPTVYYEASNIDGANAITQFFKITIPLVSPTLFFVITTSVIQCMQVFDVVYMMIDVTRPSYDSTVSLVYLFYNNSFKYLNKGYGSAIVMVLLLIISVITVIQVKLQKRWVNYMG, from the coding sequence ATGATTGATGGAAAGAGCAAATCAAAGATAAATGAATGGTTATGGGGTTGGTTCCTGGTAGCTCCGGCTGTAATTGGACTTATAATTCTTAACATTATACCGGCAATACAGACATTTTATTTAAGTTTTTTTAAAAGCGGCGATTTCGGTCGGGGTAATATATTTATAGGATTAGAAAATTACAAGAAACTGATAAATGACTCACAGGTATGGTATGCAGTGAGAAATACTCTGCTGTATACTTTATTTGTTGTTCCGGTAAGTGTTTTTTTAGCTGCTGTTATAGCGGTGTTGCTCAATAAAAATATAAAAGGAAGAGGCATATACCGCAGTATTTATTACATGCCTGTCATTGCAACTCCTGCGGCAGTTACAATGGTTTGGAGATGGCTTTATAATTACCATTACGGGCTTATTAACTATGTTTTGAAACAATTAGGATTAAACCCTGTTAATTGGATAGACGATCCCAAGGTAGCCCTGATATCAATAGCAATTATCAGTATATGGAGTACAACGGGTTATAATATGGTACTTATTCTTGCCGGACTTCAGGATATTCCTACAGTTTATTATGAAGCTTCAAACATAGATGGTGCAAACGCAATAACTCAGTTTTTTAAAATCACAATACCTCTGGTTTCGCCGACATTGTTCTTTGTTATTACCACTTCGGTAATACAATGCATGCAGGTATTTGATGTGGTTTACATGATGATTGATGTGACAAGACCGTCATATGACAGTACCGTATCTTTGGTTTACCTCTTTTACAATAATTCATTCAAGTATTTGAACAAGGGTTATGGTTCAGCCATTGTGATGGTGTTGCTTCTGATAATTTCAGTTATTACGGTAATACAAGTTAAGCTGCAGAAAAGATGGGTTAATTATATGGGCTAG
- a CDS encoding ABC transporter substrate-binding protein, translating to MKRRVFSAMLSLIFVLTMLAGCGNTSVDKSQSTEPAKTQKNISGEKTTSTAEPVTVTYALWDSNQALGFEKMADEFTEKNPNIKIEIQLNGWSDYWTALDAAASAGTLPDTFWMHSNNFYRYASNEMLKSLDDLIASSDKIDLKNYPEGLVSLYNYNGKQYCIPKDFDTIGLWYNKTMFDEAGLEYPDENWTWDDLYEAAKKLTKPDKSQYGFLAPLHNQEGFYNFIYQNGGTVITPDKKSGYDDPKTIEAMEFYIRFVKEGLSPLIFGDAERAEAMQNGLCAMGFFGSWNLSGFAANEYMAKNFDVTVLPAAPNGGRASIYNGLGYAIAPNTKKLDAAWKWVEYLASEEGQLRQAELGIAISAYKGTADAWVESNKTFNIKCFIDMLDYAVIRPYSNTTAVWEDKVYEELRGAFTGEKTVEQACRDAAAVMNESLAQER from the coding sequence ATGAAAAGAAGGGTTTTTTCTGCCATGCTGTCACTAATTTTTGTATTGACTATGTTGGCAGGCTGCGGAAATACTTCGGTGGATAAGTCGCAGTCAACAGAGCCTGCAAAAACACAGAAAAATATTTCAGGTGAAAAGACAACATCGACTGCTGAACCTGTTACTGTTACATATGCATTATGGGACAGCAACCAGGCATTAGGTTTTGAGAAAATGGCAGATGAGTTTACCGAGAAAAATCCCAATATCAAGATTGAAATCCAGCTGAACGGATGGTCAGATTACTGGACAGCATTGGATGCGGCAGCTTCAGCAGGTACCCTGCCTGATACCTTCTGGATGCATTCCAACAATTTTTACCGGTATGCTTCAAATGAAATGTTAAAGAGTCTGGACGATTTGATTGCTTCCAGTGACAAGATAGACCTGAAGAATTATCCTGAAGGCTTGGTTTCCCTCTATAATTATAACGGTAAGCAATATTGTATACCAAAGGATTTTGATACCATTGGATTATGGTACAACAAAACAATGTTTGACGAAGCAGGTCTGGAATATCCTGATGAGAACTGGACATGGGATGATCTTTATGAAGCAGCCAAGAAACTGACGAAACCCGATAAATCCCAGTATGGTTTTCTTGCTCCGCTGCATAACCAGGAAGGTTTCTACAACTTTATTTATCAGAACGGTGGAACAGTGATCACTCCTGATAAAAAATCCGGATATGATGACCCCAAGACCATTGAAGCGATGGAATTTTATATAAGGTTTGTGAAAGAAGGATTATCCCCTCTAATATTCGGTGACGCAGAACGGGCGGAGGCAATGCAGAACGGACTTTGCGCAATGGGTTTCTTCGGTTCATGGAATCTTTCAGGTTTTGCCGCTAACGAGTATATGGCTAAAAACTTTGATGTAACAGTGCTCCCCGCAGCACCAAATGGAGGAAGAGCCTCTATCTATAACGGTCTCGGATATGCCATAGCACCGAATACCAAGAAATTGGACGCAGCATGGAAATGGGTAGAATATCTTGCTTCTGAAGAAGGCCAGCTCAGACAGGCGGAACTTGGAATCGCAATTTCAGCTTATAAGGGAACAGCAGACGCTTGGGTTGAATCCAACAAAACCTTCAATATCAAATGCTTTATTGATATGCTGGATTATGCGGTAATAAGACCGTACTCCAATACAACGGCTGTTTGGGAAGATAAAGTTTATGAAGAATTAAGAGGTGCTTTCACTGGCGAAAAAACTGTCGAACAAGCCTGCAGGGATGCCGCAGCAGTTATGAACGAAAGCCTTGCGCAAGAAAGATAA